The following are encoded together in the Acidobacteriota bacterium genome:
- a CDS encoding tetratricopeptide repeat protein, translated as MAYRGNSALPAEIQQRIESTFQQALTSAKAGSHREALLGCDFILKLDPDFEPARILAQRLRQAAGGEQGMAAEDLAKQLQAHFDQGQYQQVLELAGKHQQLVTGNQQLRQLATQAQERLGMQQFLEKALAGAQQALETGDLGKAEELLKKARSLSPEDPRLAQLEQKIEAQRPAPPAFEAPPPLPSSPPVPEQASPAAQSPSSQLEVPADPLADLTGDGGEWGIFEGAIEPPPAEEQGSAFAAGPPAEAEASAPDFSFGGEPDPLAAFGSDAPASPPPSEEPQDAGFGSLFGDDTSGADSELDAAFEGLGSGELSTVGDAGGTSAEPAEAMDFSFDEASDSELEDDLDFAIGELGGAAPPAPSAAAAPAGSGSSGGGDRISGLLDEGQTAFEAGDYQSAIDVWSRIFLIDIDNEEASRRIEKARNLKAETERQIEEILHEGLAAYEAGDLERARGPFQKVLELNPNHAVAQEYLERVEAGEGPAVAVPEAFDAPPPIPDMPATPDTGGAAEDSVLSQEIMVPPDPDAVEPPPPPPPPAPAKKRKSSPRTLFLAISALSVLLLAALGWFLLNNWSRFFPNQGAETAATAPAGQSPIDQARKLADGGRTRLAISQLERIPSNSPYYEEAQKLILDLQAPVADEPAEAVASAEIGDEGSPRGELVGQARLALEAGRALEARRLLQQAAALAPLSEAEEALSAEVTTALEPIATEVQLFEDSEWGLALPALWRMHVDDPQNQDVVRLLVDSYYNLGVRYLQRNDPRQASESFAEVLELDPDDFEAQRHARFAQVYQERPPDLLYRIYVKYLPFR; from the coding sequence ATGGCATATCGCGGTAACTCAGCTCTCCCCGCCGAGATCCAGCAACGGATCGAATCGACCTTCCAGCAAGCGTTGACTTCGGCCAAGGCGGGCAGTCACCGCGAGGCGCTTCTCGGCTGCGACTTCATCCTCAAGCTCGACCCGGACTTCGAGCCCGCCCGCATTCTCGCCCAACGGTTGCGTCAGGCCGCCGGTGGCGAGCAGGGCATGGCGGCGGAGGATCTGGCCAAGCAGCTCCAGGCGCATTTTGACCAGGGGCAGTATCAGCAGGTGCTGGAGCTGGCGGGCAAACACCAGCAGCTAGTCACCGGCAATCAGCAGCTTCGTCAGCTGGCGACCCAGGCGCAGGAGCGGCTGGGCATGCAGCAATTCCTGGAGAAGGCCCTTGCCGGAGCCCAGCAGGCCCTGGAGACGGGAGATCTGGGGAAGGCGGAGGAGTTGCTGAAGAAGGCTCGGAGTCTGTCGCCGGAGGATCCACGGCTGGCGCAGCTCGAGCAGAAGATCGAGGCACAGCGTCCCGCGCCTCCGGCCTTCGAGGCGCCGCCGCCGTTGCCCTCGTCGCCGCCGGTTCCGGAGCAAGCTTCGCCTGCCGCTCAGTCACCGTCTTCCCAATTGGAGGTCCCGGCGGATCCTCTCGCCGACTTGACCGGGGATGGTGGGGAGTGGGGGATCTTCGAAGGGGCCATCGAGCCGCCCCCTGCGGAAGAGCAGGGCTCGGCCTTTGCCGCCGGTCCGCCGGCGGAAGCGGAGGCATCCGCGCCGGATTTCAGCTTTGGCGGGGAGCCGGATCCCCTGGCCGCCTTCGGCTCGGACGCCCCAGCGTCTCCGCCGCCGTCGGAGGAGCCCCAGGATGCCGGGTTCGGTTCTCTCTTCGGTGACGACACGTCCGGAGCGGATAGCGAGCTGGACGCGGCCTTCGAGGGGCTCGGTAGCGGCGAGCTGTCGACGGTGGGAGATGCCGGAGGGACGAGCGCCGAGCCAGCGGAGGCGATGGACTTTTCTTTCGACGAGGCGTCCGATAGCGAGCTGGAGGACGATCTGGACTTCGCTATCGGCGAGTTGGGGGGCGCGGCTCCGCCGGCTCCTTCCGCTGCCGCTGCGCCGGCGGGCTCCGGCTCGTCGGGGGGTGGCGATCGCATCAGCGGGCTTCTCGACGAGGGGCAGACCGCCTTCGAGGCCGGCGATTATCAAAGCGCCATCGACGTCTGGTCGCGTATTTTCCTCATCGACATCGACAATGAGGAGGCCTCGCGGCGGATCGAGAAGGCCCGGAACCTCAAGGCGGAGACGGAGCGCCAGATCGAGGAGATTCTCCACGAAGGTCTGGCGGCCTACGAGGCGGGGGATTTGGAGCGAGCCCGCGGACCTTTCCAGAAGGTCCTGGAGCTCAACCCCAACCACGCGGTGGCGCAGGAGTACCTGGAGCGCGTCGAGGCCGGCGAAGGGCCGGCGGTGGCAGTGCCGGAGGCTTTCGACGCGCCGCCGCCCATACCGGACATGCCGGCGACTCCGGATACGGGCGGAGCGGCGGAGGATTCGGTGCTCAGCCAGGAGATCATGGTGCCGCCGGATCCGGATGCCGTCGAGCCACCGCCGCCGCCTCCTCCGCCGGCGCCGGCGAAGAAGCGCAAGAGCTCGCCGCGGACTCTCTTTCTGGCCATTAGCGCTCTCTCGGTGCTCTTGCTGGCGGCTTTGGGTTGGTTCCTGCTCAACAATTGGAGCCGCTTTTTCCCCAACCAGGGCGCAGAGACCGCGGCCACCGCTCCGGCGGGGCAGAGTCCCATCGATCAGGCGCGCAAGTTGGCGGACGGCGGCCGGACTCGGCTGGCGATCTCGCAACTGGAGCGGATTCCTTCCAATAGCCCCTACTACGAAGAGGCGCAGAAGCTGATTCTGGACTTGCAGGCGCCGGTGGCGGATGAGCCGGCGGAGGCCGTGGCGAGCGCCGAGATCGGCGACGAGGGGAGTCCCCGGGGAGAATTGGTGGGGCAGGCGCGCCTGGCGCTGGAGGCCGGGCGGGCTCTGGAGGCTCGCCGCTTGCTCCAGCAGGCGGCGGCGCTGGCGCCGTTGAGCGAGGCCGAGGAGGCGCTCAGCGCCGAGGTGACTACGGCCCTCGAGCCCATCGCCACGGAGGTGCAGCTCTTCGAGGACAGCGAGTGGGGGCTGGCCTTGCCGGCGCTATGGCGGATGCACGTCGATGATCCTCAGAACCAGGACGTGGTTCGGCTTCTGGTGGACAGTTACTACAACCTCGGCGTGAGGTATCTGCAACGCAACGATCCGCGGCAGGCGTCGGAAAGCTTCGCCGAAGTGCTGGAGCTCGATCCGGACGACTTCGAGGCCCAGCGCCACGCCCGCTTCGCTCAGGTCTATCAAGAGAGGCCGCCGGATCTGCTCTACCGCATCTACGTCAAATATCTACCCTTCCGGTGA
- the murC gene encoding UDP-N-acetylmuramate--L-alanine ligase — MTETALSIYCIAIGGTGMAPLACLLQELGHRVSGSDGPLYPPMSTLLAEAGIKPLVGFDPAHLDEVGPDLVIVGNAVPRSNPEALRAEELRAEELRAEGGDAKEPRLELLSMPQAVARFLLAGRRPLVVAGTHGKTTTTALAAWVWSATGRDPGYLIGGVPKNLPASFALGGGDRFVIEGDEYNAAYFDRGAKFLHYQPQTVILTSVEYDHADLYSSPEALLEAYRRLVQLVPPSGRLVAWGDSPEVRQVAAAARCPVIFYGFGEGNSVRVEGGAKGGEESAGGSRFTVRDGEGEARELRLRVPGRHNVLNALAVWAAARYDGLESSAVAEALAQFGGTARRLEELGTASGVTVVDDFAHHPTAVKASLEALRGHYPGRRLVAIFEPRSLTAGRQMFYDAYRTSFGPADAVLFAPIFHAGRLEDAERLDLDSLVRDLRAAGSAAESCPTLDRLLERAIEVAQPGDVLVTMSSGGFGGMPRRLLDELGGE; from the coding sequence GTGACGGAAACTGCATTGAGCATTTATTGCATCGCCATCGGCGGCACCGGCATGGCGCCTCTTGCCTGTCTTCTGCAAGAGCTGGGCCACCGGGTGAGCGGATCCGACGGTCCCCTCTACCCGCCCATGAGCACCCTGCTGGCGGAGGCGGGGATCAAGCCGCTGGTGGGCTTTGATCCAGCGCATCTGGACGAGGTTGGGCCGGACCTGGTGATCGTCGGCAACGCGGTGCCGCGGAGCAATCCGGAGGCGCTTCGGGCTGAAGAGCTGCGGGCTGAAGAATTGCGGGCCGAGGGAGGGGATGCGAAAGAGCCGAGGCTGGAGCTGCTCTCCATGCCCCAGGCGGTGGCTCGCTTTCTCCTCGCCGGCCGCCGGCCGCTGGTGGTGGCGGGGACCCACGGCAAGACCACCACCACCGCCCTCGCCGCCTGGGTGTGGAGCGCCACCGGCCGCGATCCCGGCTACCTCATCGGCGGCGTGCCGAAGAATCTGCCCGCCAGCTTCGCCCTCGGTGGAGGGGATCGATTCGTCATCGAAGGGGACGAGTACAACGCCGCCTACTTCGATCGTGGTGCCAAATTTCTCCACTACCAGCCCCAGACCGTCATCCTGACCAGCGTCGAATACGACCACGCGGACCTCTATTCCAGCCCGGAAGCGTTACTAGAGGCCTACCGCCGGCTTGTGCAGCTGGTGCCCCCCAGCGGCCGGCTGGTGGCCTGGGGGGACTCGCCGGAGGTGCGCCAGGTCGCCGCGGCAGCGCGCTGCCCGGTGATCTTTTATGGGTTTGGAGAGGGCAATTCGGTGCGGGTCGAGGGCGGTGCCAAGGGGGGCGAGGAAAGCGCCGGAGGCAGCCGCTTCACCGTGCGGGACGGGGAGGGAGAGGCGAGAGAGCTGCGGCTGCGGGTGCCCGGGCGGCACAATGTGCTCAATGCCTTGGCGGTGTGGGCGGCGGCGCGGTACGACGGCCTGGAGTCTTCTGCGGTGGCCGAGGCGCTGGCGCAGTTCGGCGGCACGGCGCGGCGGCTGGAGGAGCTGGGCACCGCTTCCGGGGTCACCGTTGTCGACGATTTCGCCCACCACCCGACGGCGGTGAAGGCCTCGCTAGAGGCGCTGCGCGGGCACTATCCCGGACGACGGCTGGTGGCCATCTTCGAACCCCGGAGTCTCACCGCCGGACGCCAGATGTTCTACGACGCCTACCGGACGAGCTTCGGCCCCGCGGATGCCGTGCTCTTCGCTCCCATCTTTCACGCCGGTCGGCTGGAGGATGCCGAGCGCCTGGATCTCGATTCGCTGGTGAGGGACCTGCGGGCCGCGGGGAGCGCGGCGGAAAGTTGTCCGACGTTGGATCGATTGTTGGAGCGGGCCATCGAGGTCGCGCAGCCCGGCGACGTGCTGGTGACCATGTCCTCCGGCGGCTTCGGCGGCATGCCGCGGCGGCTGCTGGATGAGCTGGGCGGGGAGTAG
- a CDS encoding DUF1573 domain-containing protein, with amino-acid sequence MNRLPIRAVLTLAAGILTALSLPALAANAAADETAAEEATGPKAVAVEEVLDLGTIPKGETLKVEWELRNEGTEPLEITQVRPSCGCTVATYDEVIAPGATGKVRAEIDTTNLFGADTKRVTVLTNDPNNPSIVLTAKSEVKPYLNAIPGYARFNVVQDQQKGSVDQSIWAQDGSDFNIVSATATEDYLTVAVREATEEERAEDAKGKQYQVSVTLAKDAPIGPITSALQITTDHPKQKTMSIPISGFVRPVLAVTPQTANFRKIELKEPLQANILVKNYAVEKIDLTSIQSTIPTISAEIIPLEEGRRFQIRLLVSPDTPKGDFNGMLKIQTDSPKVPSLEVPVIGTVI; translated from the coding sequence ATGAACCGCCTACCCATTCGTGCCGTTTTGACACTTGCCGCTGGAATCTTGACCGCACTCTCCCTCCCGGCCCTGGCCGCCAACGCGGCTGCCGACGAAACCGCCGCCGAGGAAGCCACCGGCCCCAAGGCCGTCGCCGTTGAAGAAGTCCTGGACCTCGGCACCATTCCCAAGGGCGAGACCCTGAAGGTGGAATGGGAGCTGCGCAACGAGGGCACCGAGCCCCTGGAGATCACCCAGGTCCGCCCGTCCTGCGGCTGCACCGTCGCCACCTATGACGAGGTCATCGCTCCCGGCGCCACCGGCAAGGTTCGCGCCGAGATCGACACCACCAACCTCTTCGGCGCCGACACCAAGCGGGTCACGGTCCTGACCAACGACCCCAACAACCCCTCCATCGTGCTCACCGCCAAGAGCGAGGTGAAGCCCTACCTCAACGCCATCCCCGGCTATGCCCGCTTCAATGTCGTCCAAGACCAGCAGAAGGGCTCCGTCGACCAGAGCATCTGGGCTCAGGACGGCAGCGACTTCAACATTGTCTCCGCCACGGCGACCGAGGACTACCTCACCGTCGCCGTCCGCGAGGCCACCGAGGAAGAGCGGGCCGAAGACGCCAAGGGCAAGCAATACCAGGTGTCGGTGACCCTCGCCAAGGACGCCCCCATCGGCCCCATCACCAGCGCCCTGCAGATCACCACCGATCACCCCAAGCAGAAGACCATGAGCATCCCCATCTCCGGCTTCGTGCGCCCGGTGCTGGCGGTGACCCCCCAGACCGCCAACTTCCGCAAGATCGAGCTCAAGGAGCCCCTGCAGGCCAACATTCTGGTGAAGAACTACGCGGTGGAGAAGATCGACCTCACCAGCATCCAGAGCACCATCCCCACCATCTCCGCCGAAATCATCCCCCTCGAGGAGGGCCGCCGCTTCCAGATTCGTCTGCTGGTGAGCCCCGACACCCCCAAGGGCGACTTCAACGGCATGCTCAAGATCCAGACCGACAGCCCGAAGGTGCCGAGCCTCGAGGTGCCGGTCATCGGCACCGTCATCTAA
- a CDS encoding TonB-dependent receptor, with the protein MPSMIRLSILATTVLLVASLPAAADSDDARRYFGQIEGRVVTTDDVPILGAEVGLDPRVIKTVSTDSEGFFTLRTVPEGSYRVIAAAPGFAVGEVLIEVSRESPSQELLIRLPAAEVTLDSINVVGSYSIGRDAPARSSALSGEELRELPHFGDDIVRAVTVLPGVTSNDASAEFNLRGSLTREVRYEIDGLEIFEPYHLKDYQNIFSIIDPEMLGGVDLFTGGFPVEYGDRSAGVLDLETFSPDDRTFELGVSLLNAWASTSGRWEGGSYFASARRGWLDIVLDIAGEEESESETRRGRGPTYWDVLSKVSFDLGPKQDLTVQALLSSDSNDEVEREREDDGFEEESTNSSYGNDYLWTRHTAFLGQSGLVESMLSIGQVDRDRRTTEDSPSRNFEIRDERTLDILQGRQDFSWQIGDEHLVKAGWEARRYEAEYDYFNQLALIDVVASAFGVRPITRLTGTFESEHLGLYLADRWEVTPRFVIEAGARWDRHSLTDEDHLSPRINGLFDFGSGWRGRFAWGYFYQSQRPNELQVEDGETTFLGAERAEHRILGLERTFRAREASWEVRLEAYQRLIEDVRPRFENVFQTFVLNPETANDRILIAPEAAEARGAELFLTRRGGGTFDWWINYAWSEAKDSLDGRDVLRATDQTHAMNLGVSWRPSPRWSFNAVGIYHTGWPTTPVSATLASGMDGEPIAVPVIGELRSVRLDDYHRLDVRASRRFALRRGVLELFIDVQNLYNRRNDAGFEVDGGNFLVDDQGQAVYEPSPEQWLPLLPSFGVSWTF; encoded by the coding sequence ATGCCGTCCATGATTCGTCTATCGATACTCGCTACCACAGTCCTCTTGGTGGCAAGCTTGCCCGCCGCCGCTGACTCAGACGATGCCAGGCGCTATTTCGGCCAGATCGAGGGCCGAGTCGTCACCACGGACGACGTACCGATTTTGGGTGCCGAGGTAGGACTCGATCCACGGGTCATCAAAACCGTCTCCACGGACAGCGAAGGATTCTTCACGCTGCGTACCGTCCCCGAAGGCAGCTATCGCGTGATCGCGGCGGCGCCAGGATTCGCGGTCGGGGAGGTTTTGATCGAGGTGAGCCGCGAGTCGCCATCTCAGGAGCTCCTCATCCGCTTGCCCGCGGCAGAGGTCACACTCGACTCGATCAACGTCGTCGGCAGTTACTCGATCGGCCGCGACGCACCCGCACGTTCTTCCGCCCTTTCTGGCGAGGAATTGCGCGAGCTACCCCATTTCGGCGACGACATCGTCCGAGCTGTCACGGTCTTGCCGGGCGTGACCTCGAATGACGCGTCGGCCGAATTCAATCTTCGAGGCAGCTTGACGCGGGAGGTCCGCTACGAAATCGATGGCCTGGAGATTTTCGAGCCGTATCACCTCAAGGACTATCAAAACATCTTCAGCATCATCGATCCGGAGATGCTCGGCGGCGTCGACCTCTTCACCGGCGGGTTCCCGGTCGAATATGGCGACCGCAGTGCGGGTGTGCTCGACCTCGAGACCTTCAGTCCTGATGACCGCACCTTTGAGCTTGGCGTCAGCCTGCTGAACGCTTGGGCCTCCACGAGCGGTCGGTGGGAAGGTGGCTCCTACTTCGCGTCCGCCCGCCGGGGCTGGCTCGATATCGTGCTCGACATCGCGGGCGAAGAAGAAAGCGAGAGTGAGACTCGCCGCGGCCGTGGGCCGACGTACTGGGATGTGCTGAGCAAGGTGAGCTTCGACCTGGGGCCAAAACAGGACTTGACGGTCCAGGCTCTGCTCTCTTCGGATAGCAACGACGAAGTCGAACGGGAACGCGAAGACGACGGCTTCGAAGAGGAAAGCACCAACAGCAGCTATGGCAACGACTACCTCTGGACTCGTCACACCGCCTTCCTCGGGCAAAGCGGCCTGGTCGAATCGATGCTGTCCATCGGCCAGGTCGATCGGGATCGTCGGACCACAGAAGATAGCCCGTCGCGGAATTTCGAGATCCGCGACGAGCGCACCTTGGACATTCTGCAAGGCCGTCAGGATTTTTCGTGGCAGATCGGTGATGAACATCTTGTGAAGGCCGGCTGGGAAGCCCGGCGTTACGAAGCCGAGTACGACTACTTCAATCAGCTCGCCCTCATCGACGTCGTCGCCAGTGCTTTCGGTGTCCGACCGATCACCCGCTTGACCGGCACCTTCGAAAGCGAGCATCTCGGCCTCTACCTGGCCGATCGCTGGGAGGTTACGCCTCGCTTCGTGATCGAAGCGGGTGCCCGTTGGGACCGCCACTCGCTGACCGACGAAGATCACCTCTCACCCCGGATCAATGGCCTTTTCGACTTCGGCAGCGGCTGGCGAGGTCGCTTCGCCTGGGGGTACTTCTACCAGAGCCAGCGACCGAATGAGCTGCAGGTCGAGGACGGAGAAACGACCTTCCTCGGCGCCGAGCGCGCCGAGCACCGCATTCTCGGCCTGGAACGCACTTTCAGGGCCCGAGAGGCTTCCTGGGAGGTCCGCCTCGAGGCCTACCAGCGCTTGATCGAGGACGTCAGGCCACGGTTTGAGAATGTCTTCCAGACCTTCGTGCTCAACCCCGAGACTGCCAACGACCGGATCCTCATCGCGCCTGAGGCGGCGGAGGCGCGCGGCGCCGAACTTTTCTTGACCCGCCGAGGAGGCGGTACCTTCGATTGGTGGATCAACTACGCCTGGTCCGAAGCGAAGGACTCCCTCGACGGCCGCGACGTCCTTCGCGCCACCGATCAGACTCACGCCATGAACCTCGGCGTCTCGTGGCGACCGAGCCCGCGCTGGAGCTTCAACGCCGTCGGGATCTATCACACGGGCTGGCCGACGACGCCGGTTTCCGCCACGCTTGCCAGCGGAATGGATGGCGAGCCCATCGCCGTACCGGTGATCGGCGAGCTGAGGTCGGTTCGCCTCGACGACTACCACCGCCTGGACGTGCGCGCATCCCGCCGCTTCGCCCTCAGACGCGGTGTGTTGGAGCTCTTCATCGATGTGCAGAATCTCTACAACCGAAGGAATGACGCCGGTTTCGAAGTCGATGGCGGCAACTTCCTGGTCGATGATCAGGGGCAGGCCGTCTACGAACCGTCCCCGGAGCAGTGGTTACCCTTGTTGCCGTCGTTCGGCGTCTCATGGACCTTCTAG
- a CDS encoding response regulator transcription factor, protein MRVLMIEDDLDIAGNVGDFLEAAGHQVDFAYDGISGMHLALTREFDVIIVDWMLPGMPGTDLCRKLRHEAQCRVPALMLTARDTLADKLEGFEAGVDDYLVKPFAIQELEARLRALDRLRRSAPRELTIADLVLDPDTRTVRRNGQRLEVHGAAFEILYLLMERSPSVVRREELEARLWGDDPPQSDVLRSHIYALRRAIDKPFDRDLLHTVRAYGYQLAAR, encoded by the coding sequence ATGCGTGTCCTGATGATCGAAGACGACCTCGATATCGCCGGCAATGTGGGCGATTTCCTCGAGGCGGCAGGCCACCAAGTGGACTTTGCCTATGACGGTATCTCCGGCATGCATCTGGCGCTGACCCGCGAGTTCGACGTCATCATCGTCGATTGGATGCTTCCGGGCATGCCTGGCACAGACCTCTGCCGCAAGCTGCGCCACGAGGCGCAGTGTCGCGTGCCCGCTTTGATGCTCACCGCCCGTGACACGTTGGCCGACAAGCTGGAAGGCTTCGAAGCGGGCGTCGACGACTATCTGGTCAAGCCCTTCGCTATCCAAGAACTCGAAGCCAGGCTGCGGGCGCTCGACAGATTGCGACGATCAGCGCCGCGCGAGCTGACGATCGCGGATTTGGTACTCGACCCCGATACCCGGACAGTACGGCGCAATGGCCAGCGACTCGAGGTGCATGGCGCGGCCTTCGAGATTCTCTATTTGCTCATGGAGCGTTCGCCCAGTGTCGTTCGGCGCGAAGAACTGGAAGCCAGATTGTGGGGCGACGATCCACCGCAAAGCGATGTTCTGCGTAGCCATATCTACGCCTTGCGCCGCGCCATCGATAAGCCCTTCGATCGCGATCTGCTGCACACCGTCCGCGCCTACGGCTACCAACTCGCCGCCAGATGA
- a CDS encoding HAMP domain-containing sensor histidine kinase gives MSVDRTHWRLRRRVFSSILVAGLVLAPFVLLTMWAGVTTVEDTILKHLVRIEADRLIAAKQAGLEVEESPLFTAFWGFDQLSEPFRSTSGEVFLGIYRPLDALEAGIYEVRGLEAFVAIRPQKDGPLILFYDVSTLEPLQELEPIFWGITGTAFALAILAVALGLARWLDRELLVPIRQLADAVAWDLETWRGRQLESEDRLDEIGHLSRSIRQAALRLLGFLERERQFTRNASHELRNPLTVIKGATELLRARSNDATERPLERIERAVRRMESKIELFLFLAREEVDSPQLPTSILQAVEECLQHLPRRPDREHRVHVDVAPELRLRISSEALRILLDNLIGNALRHGASGEVKITALEDRLSVENPLDVPIEPTEELKAPFMGDGSGLGLAIVEDLCRRYGWTLTLEPQDRRLRVVVMLA, from the coding sequence ATGAGCGTCGACCGCACCCACTGGCGGCTTCGCCGTCGGGTCTTCAGCTCGATTCTTGTTGCCGGTTTGGTGCTCGCACCTTTCGTCCTCTTGACGATGTGGGCCGGCGTGACCACCGTCGAAGACACGATCCTGAAGCATCTAGTGCGGATCGAGGCGGACCGCTTGATCGCAGCAAAGCAAGCCGGACTCGAGGTCGAAGAGTCACCTCTCTTCACAGCTTTCTGGGGTTTCGACCAGCTATCCGAACCTTTTCGCTCCACCAGTGGCGAAGTTTTTCTCGGCATCTATCGACCGCTCGACGCGCTCGAGGCCGGGATCTACGAGGTTCGTGGTCTGGAGGCCTTCGTCGCCATCAGACCTCAGAAGGACGGGCCACTGATCCTCTTCTACGACGTCAGCACGCTCGAACCGCTGCAAGAGCTAGAGCCGATCTTCTGGGGCATCACCGGTACGGCGTTCGCGCTGGCGATTCTAGCTGTCGCCCTTGGCTTGGCCCGCTGGCTCGACCGGGAACTGTTGGTGCCGATCCGCCAGCTTGCCGACGCCGTGGCTTGGGATCTCGAGACCTGGCGCGGGCGTCAGCTCGAATCGGAGGACCGTCTCGACGAGATCGGCCATCTCTCCCGCTCGATCCGGCAGGCTGCCCTACGCCTACTCGGTTTCCTGGAGAGGGAACGGCAGTTCACGCGCAATGCGAGTCACGAGTTACGCAATCCGCTCACGGTGATCAAAGGGGCTACGGAGCTGCTTCGCGCCCGATCCAACGACGCGACGGAACGACCGCTGGAGCGCATCGAGCGCGCCGTCCGACGCATGGAGTCGAAGATCGAGCTCTTCCTCTTCCTGGCTCGGGAAGAGGTCGACAGCCCCCAGCTGCCGACCTCGATTCTCCAAGCCGTCGAAGAATGCTTGCAGCACCTGCCGCGGCGCCCCGACCGCGAGCATCGGGTCCATGTCGACGTCGCGCCGGAGCTTCGGCTACGGATATCCTCTGAAGCCTTGCGTATCCTCCTCGACAATCTGATCGGCAATGCGCTACGTCACGGCGCTTCGGGAGAGGTGAAGATCACGGCGCTCGAAGATCGGCTCAGCGTCGAGAATCCGTTGGACGTGCCGATCGAGCCTACAGAGGAGCTCAAGGCACCCTTCATGGGTGACGGATCCGGTCTAGGCCTGGCGATCGTCGAAGACCTTTGCCGCCGCTACGGCTGGACTCTGACGCTCGAGCCTCAGGATCGCCGCCTGCGGGTAGTCGTGATGCTGGCCTGA